Genomic window (Rossellomorea aquimaris):
GTTGCTTTAACACTTTCAGAGGAACGGTCGCAATATGAGCCCCTCTTAAGGCAGCTTCTGTAATATGCTGTGGATGGCGGGTCGATGCCGCGATGATTTCTGTTTCCAGGCCGTGAATCGCAAAGATTTCAGCGATCTTGGATACAAGCTCGAGACCATCATGACCGATATCATCTAATCTTCCTAAAAAAGGCGAAACATACGTCGCTCCAGCACGAGCCGCTAAAAGCGCCTGGTTCGCACTGAAAATCAGCGTGACATTTGTCTTAATTCCTTCTTTAGCAAAAGTAGATGTCGCTTTCAATCCGTCCGGCGTCATTGGCAGCTTAACCGTAATGTTAGGCGCGATCTTCGCAAGCTCCCTGCCCTCTTTGATCATTCCTTCAGCGTCTGTCGCGATGACTTCAGCGCTTACAGAACCAGGGACTAAATCCGTGATTTCTTTTAAACGATCTTCAAATGTTACGTTTTTTTCTTTGGCTACAAGCGACGGATTCGTTGTCACTCCTGAAAGAATACCCCATTCAAATGCTTCTTGAATTTCACTCATGTTTGCTGTGTCTATGAAAAATTTCATTACCTCTACCCCATTTTCGACAAAATTTTCAATCATCTTTTAATGAACGGAAGGGACTGACCCAAAAAGGTATTAAACCTCTCCTGGTGCCAGTCCCATCCTACAGCTTCATTCTTTTTCTACCACATTCGGAAAGCCTGTAATCTACACGCAAGGACTTTCCAAACATTACCTATCTATTTAGCTTGGTTAGAAGAACCAAATTCGCGCATTTTGCCAGCAACTGTCGCTTTGATCGCTTCACGGGCAGGACCCATGTATTTACGTGGATCATATACTTCTGTGTCAGCTGCAAGCACTTCACGTACTGCTTTAGCAGAAGCAATTTGGTTCTCAGTGTTTACGTTGATTTTTGCTGTTCCGTAAGAAATCGCTTTTTGGATGTCTTTTGTCGGAATTCCAGTACCACCGTGAAGTACTAGAGGTACTCCAGTCGCTGCACCGATTTCTTCCATCTCTTTGAATCCAAGATTTGGTTCACCTTTGTAAGGACCATGAACAGAACCAAGTGCAGGTGCAAGTGTATCGATACCAGTACGCTCTACTAATTCTTGACACTCTTTAGGATCTGCATAGATAACGCCATCTGCTACTATGTCATCCTCTTGTCCACCAACAGTTCCAAGCTCAGCTTCAACAGAAACACCTTTAGAGTGAGCATATTCAACCACTTTAGAAGTGATTTCAATGTTCTCCTCGAAAGGACCGTGAGAAGCGTCGATCATGACAGAAGTGAATCCTGCATCGATTGCTTCTTTACATTTATCATAGCTTGAACCGTGGTCTAAGTGAATCGCAACAGGTACTGTGATGTTTAAGTCTTCCATAAGACCTTCAACCATCTTCACAACTGTTTTGAAGCCGCTCATGTAACGTGCTGCCCCTTCAGAAACACCAAGGATGACAGGTGATTTTTCTTCTTCAGCAGCTTGTAGGATCGCTTGAGTGAACTCAAGGTTATTCAGGTTGAATTGACCTACTGCATAGCTGTTTTCTTTTGCTTGAATTAGCATGTCTTTCATTGAAACTAAAGGCATAGTAATTTCCTCCTTTTATTCAGTCAGTGAACCATTCTAGTAGAAATGGCGGTGTTATTTATAGCACCATGTGACATTGTTTACAATTTCACTTGTATCATACCAAAACAGAATTGATTTTACCAACTGCAGAGGCGAATTGATAAAAATACTACTATTTTCACTATTCAAATAATACTATCAAGCTGGAATATATTGTTTCACAGCCTGCCTGATGTCGTCGATATCAAACGGTTTCGCAAAGTGAGTAAGCGCTCCCAGATCCTTTGCTTCCTGAATCATGTCCAGTTCCCCGTACGCCGTCATAATAATGACGCGGATATCTGCATCCTTCTGCTTCATTCTCTTTAAAATTTCGATCCCATCCATCCCCGGAATCTTCATATCCAGCAAAACCAAATCAGGGGAATGCTTATCTACAATTTCAAGAGCCTGGATACCGTTCGCTGCTTGAAATGTTTGGTAGCCTTCCTTTTGTAACACTTCATTTAATAGAATCCTAATACCAAATTGATCGTCTACAATAAGAATTTTCTCGTTCATCCATCCCAATCCCCTTCATATTAAAGTAAATTATGTATTACGAAACTAAATAACCGGCTAATAATTGTATATTTATTACTAATTCTCTTTTTCCTGTAAAAAATCCTGCTTCTTATCAAGATTTTACTTAAGACCTTTTTCCCCTTTATAATAAGCGTTACGATGACAAATGTCGAAGCTAAATATATAAGGAGAGTTTATTCTATGATAAAAATGTTCACGACACAGTTAACCGGACTGTTCAAACGCATTTACGATAAGCAGGAATTCGAAATCGAAGACGGTGCCCGCCTGCTGGCCCAAGCCGCCATCGGACAAGGAAATATCTACATTAAGGGCTACGGGGAAATGGAAGCTGTCACAGCCGAGGCTTTGTTTGGTGCTGAACCTCTTCCTTCTGCAAAAAGATACGATGGTTCCACCCGGCTGACCGAAGCTGATCGAGTATTAGTCGTCAGCCGTTTTTCAACTGATGAGGATGCTGTGGAGTTAGGGAAAAAGTTAGCTGATGAAGGTGTGCCATTTGTGACTTTCTCTGGATTGGTGGAGGGGGAAGAGAATCTGGTGGACTTAGCAGATGTTCATTTAGATACAAAAGTGATCAAGGGCATGCTTCCAGGCGATGAAATCGGTGAGCGTGTGAGCTTCCCTTCCAGCATGGCCGCCCTTTATCTTTATTTCGCCCTGGGGTTTGTGATCCGTGAGATGTTGGAAGAGTATGAGGAATAGTAGATAGACCCGTTCCTGGTTGGGGGCGGGTTTTTTTTCATGGATATAGTCTGAGAGACGCGCGTGAAGTTTGTCATTTATTGTAGAACGGTCGATATCTTGAAAATATGGTTGATATATTGAAAGAACGGCTGATAAAACGATATGAATGTCGATATATTCAAATGAAGGTTGATAAATCCGAATAACGGTCTATAACCTTTCTACTGGATTCCATGTGGCACCAAAGGTTGATTTTCACACACAAAAAAGAGAGGCACCATTAAAAGGCACCTCTCCCCTCAACGAGTTCAAGCCCCACGCACCTTCCTGGCATGCACATACGTCACCGCCAATGCCAATACCAGCACGCTTCCTTTAATAATCTCAAATGCATAGTATGGTAGATTCATCATCGTCAATCCATTCAGCATGACTCCGATCAACGCTGCCCCAAAGAAGGTTCCGAGGATATTCGGTTTCCCCGCACCCAAGACGGAAAAGCCGACAAACACCGCGGCGACTGCTTCCATCAGGAGCGGGGCACCGGCATCCATCTGCCCTGATCCGACCCGGGCCGTGAACAGGATTCCTCCAATCGATGCGAATATACCTGAGAGAACGTAGGCAATCAATTTAACCCTCGTCACTCTGACACCAGATAAGCGTGATGCTTCCGCGTTGCCTCCTGTCATATACAAAATCCGTCCCCACCTCGTGAAATGCATGATCACATAGACGATTCCGACCAGCACGAGCATGATCCATACCGGTACCGGCAATCCGAGCCACTTTCCCTGGCCGATCCAGAGGAATGCTTCGGAAAATTCCCCAGGGGCTGTCCCACCAGTTGTCATCGGCATATTATTGTAGATCGAGTATCCTTCTGTATACGTTCGATGAACACCTGAAATGATATACATGGCCCCTAATGTTGCAAGCAAATCCGGAATTCCAAACTTCACGATCAATAGCGAATTGAATAACCCGACTCCTGCTCCCACCAACAATGGAACAAGGAGCACGATCCACAACGGGGCTTCATACCAGACCATCAAAGAAGCTGTCACAACAGTAGACAGGGATACCGTCGATCCCACCGATAGGTCAAAGCCATCGACGACGAGGGTAAAAGTGACCCCGATGGCAACCAATGTGACGATGGAAATCGAGCGGAGAATGTCTGATAGATTTCCATATGTAAAGAAAAATGGGTTATATAAGCTAAAAAATAGAAGAATTGCAGCCATCAATACAATGGCACCGTATTTAAATAGTAAGTCGAGTAGCTTGCCTTTCATTCGCTTGGGTCCCTCCTGAAGCATAAAACAATATACGTTCTTGAGTTGCTTCTTCTTTTGTCAGTTCTCTCACAATCCGTCCATCATACATGACGAGTATCCGGTCCGAGATCGCCAGAATTTCTTGAATTTCACAGGAAAAGTAGAGAATGCCCTTCTCTTTTTCTGCAAGGGATTGAATCAGGGAGAAGATTTCCTTCTTCGCCCCCACGTCCACACCTTTCGTCGGTTCATCAAATAAAAACACCGATGCTTCATCAGATAGCCACTTTCCGATTGAAACCTTTTGCTGATTTCCCCCACTTAAAAAGTTGGCCTGGATTCCTTCATGAGCGGTTTTAATTCCAAGGGATTGGATTTTTTCACGAGCCAGCTCACGTTCTTTGCGGCCGTTGATCCATAACCAATTGGAGACTTTTCTTAATGAAGGAAAGCTCAAGTTGTGCTGAACGGATTCATGAATGAACAATCCTTCTTTTCGTCTTTCTTCCGGGACGAGCGCCAATCCATTTTGGACCGCGTCTCGAGGAGAGTGAATCCGAAGCTTTCTTCCTTTGAGAAAGTGATCACCAGCTTCTACAGGAGATGCTCCAAATAAAGCTTTGGCAAGCTCGGTTTTCCCCGCTCCCACAAGCCCGACCACTCCGACTACTTCTCCTGCCTTAACGGATAAATGGACATCCTTCACCTTTTGACCGTCTTTCAGTCCTCTCACTTCGTAAAGCGTATCACCAATCGGAAGCCCTCTTTTCTGAAACTCTTCTCTATATGTTCCTCCAAGCATGGCTTCGATGATCTTCTGCGAGGTTGTTTCGTGTGTTCCGTACGTTCCTACGGTTTCCCCGTCTCTCATGACTGTGATGCGATCGGAAAGCTGAAATACTTCAGGAAGCCTGTGAGAGATAAAAATGATCCCTACTCTCTCTTTCTTTAAATCTTCTATGACACGGAATAATTTTTTCGTCTCAGATGAACTTAGAGGTGCCGTTGGTTCATCCAAAATCAATACTTTCGCTTTTTGAAGCAGGCTCCTGGCAATGAGCACCAGCTGTTTTTCAGCGAGACTTAAGTGTGACGCCGGCTGCCAGAGGGGAATCGCTTCTGCCCCA
Coding sequences:
- a CDS encoding response regulator — encoded protein: MNEKILIVDDQFGIRILLNEVLQKEGYQTFQAANGIQALEIVDKHSPDLVLLDMKIPGMDGIEILKRMKQKDADIRVIIMTAYGELDMIQEAKDLGALTHFAKPFDIDDIRQAVKQYIPA
- the fsa gene encoding fructose-6-phosphate aldolase, with the translated sequence MKFFIDTANMSEIQEAFEWGILSGVTTNPSLVAKEKNVTFEDRLKEITDLVPGSVSAEVIATDAEGMIKEGRELAKIAPNITVKLPMTPDGLKATSTFAKEGIKTNVTLIFSANQALLAARAGATYVSPFLGRLDDIGHDGLELVSKIAEIFAIHGLETEIIAASTRHPQHITEAALRGAHIATVPLKVLKQLFHHPLTDKGIDAFLNDWNNR
- a CDS encoding DUF2529 domain-containing protein, which encodes MIKMFTTQLTGLFKRIYDKQEFEIEDGARLLAQAAIGQGNIYIKGYGEMEAVTAEALFGAEPLPSAKRYDGSTRLTEADRVLVVSRFSTDEDAVELGKKLADEGVPFVTFSGLVEGEENLVDLADVHLDTKVIKGMLPGDEIGERVSFPSSMAALYLYFALGFVIREMLEEYEE
- a CDS encoding sugar ABC transporter ATP-binding protein — its product is MTSPLLEMIDINKTFSGVKALKAASFDVKEGEVHALLGANGAGKSTLMKILSGAYVQDSGDIILHSEKRDYQSPKEAKEHGIHCVYQEVDTAIVPELSVAENIVLDQFSQKGSFFITKKSLKKEAWEALRRIGAEAIPLWQPASHLSLAEKQLVLIARSLLQKAKVLILDEPTAPLSSSETKKLFRVIEDLKKERVGIIFISHRLPEVFQLSDRITVMRDGETVGTYGTHETTSQKIIEAMLGGTYREEFQKRGLPIGDTLYEVRGLKDGQKVKDVHLSVKAGEVVGVVGLVGAGKTELAKALFGASPVEAGDHFLKGRKLRIHSPRDAVQNGLALVPEERRKEGLFIHESVQHNLSFPSLRKVSNWLWINGRKERELAREKIQSLGIKTAHEGIQANFLSGGNQQKVSIGKWLSDEASVFLFDEPTKGVDVGAKKEIFSLIQSLAEKEKGILYFSCEIQEILAISDRILVMYDGRIVRELTKEEATQERILFYASGGTQANERQATRLTI
- the fdaB gene encoding class IIb fructose-bisphosphate aldolase FdaB, with the protein product MPLVSMKDMLIQAKENSYAVGQFNLNNLEFTQAILQAAEEEKSPVILGVSEGAARYMSGFKTVVKMVEGLMEDLNITVPVAIHLDHGSSYDKCKEAIDAGFTSVMIDASHGPFEENIEITSKVVEYAHSKGVSVEAELGTVGGQEDDIVADGVIYADPKECQELVERTGIDTLAPALGSVHGPYKGEPNLGFKEMEEIGAATGVPLVLHGGTGIPTKDIQKAISYGTAKINVNTENQIASAKAVREVLAADTEVYDPRKYMGPAREAIKATVAGKMREFGSSNQAK
- a CDS encoding ABC transporter permease; the protein is MKGKLLDLLFKYGAIVLMAAILLFFSLYNPFFFTYGNLSDILRSISIVTLVAIGVTFTLVVDGFDLSVGSTVSLSTVVTASLMVWYEAPLWIVLLVPLLVGAGVGLFNSLLIVKFGIPDLLATLGAMYIISGVHRTYTEGYSIYNNMPMTTGGTAPGEFSEAFLWIGQGKWLGLPVPVWIMLVLVGIVYVIMHFTRWGRILYMTGGNAEASRLSGVRVTRVKLIAYVLSGIFASIGGILFTARVGSGQMDAGAPLLMEAVAAVFVGFSVLGAGKPNILGTFFGAALIGVMLNGLTMMNLPYYAFEIIKGSVLVLALAVTYVHARKVRGA